A window of Amycolatopsis australiensis contains these coding sequences:
- a CDS encoding 30S ribosomal protein bS22, whose protein sequence is MGSVIKKRRKRMSKKKHRKLLRRTRVQRRKAGK, encoded by the coding sequence GTGGGCTCTGTGATCAAGAAGCGCCGTAAGCGCATGTCGAAGAAGAAGCACCGCAAGCTGCTTCGCCGCACGCGAGTGCAGCGTCGCAAGGCCGGCAAGTAA
- a CDS encoding helix-turn-helix domain-containing protein → MSPNKKEDLPAVGQVQFLTVAEVATLMRVSKMTVYRLVHSGELPAVRVGKSFRVPEKAVHEYLQGAYYDVG, encoded by the coding sequence ATGTCGCCGAACAAGAAGGAAGACCTCCCCGCTGTCGGGCAGGTCCAGTTCCTGACGGTCGCCGAGGTGGCCACGCTGATGCGGGTCTCCAAGATGACCGTCTACCGTCTCGTGCACTCGGGTGAGCTGCCCGCCGTCAGGGTCGGCAAGTCCTTCCGGGTGCCGGAGAAAGCAGTGCACGAGTACCTGCAGGGTGCCTACTACGACGTGGGCTGA
- the proC gene encoding pyrroline-5-carboxylate reductase, producing MTVIAVLGAGKIGEALLSGLLHGGHEPGDLLFTERYPARVEELTQRYGVRGVEVAEAAKRADVLVVAVKPQDIEPVLDELAPLLGPSSLVVSLCAGLPTSLYERRLAEGVPVVRVMPNTPMLVNEAMSAISAGRHATAEHLAVVRDLLSHVGKVVEVPEGQQDAVTALSGSGPAYFFYLVEAMIDAGILLGLPRALAGQLIIQSAVGAAKMLAESDEHPVLLREAVTSPAGTTINAIRELEKHGVRAALLAAIEAARDRSVELGKAHDA from the coding sequence ATGACGGTCATCGCGGTGCTGGGTGCGGGCAAGATCGGCGAGGCGTTGCTCTCGGGGCTGCTGCACGGCGGCCACGAGCCGGGCGACCTGCTCTTCACCGAGCGGTATCCCGCACGCGTCGAGGAGCTGACGCAGCGGTACGGCGTCCGCGGTGTCGAGGTCGCCGAAGCCGCGAAGCGCGCCGATGTCCTCGTCGTCGCCGTGAAGCCGCAGGACATCGAGCCGGTTCTCGACGAGCTGGCGCCGCTGCTCGGCCCCTCCTCGCTCGTCGTGTCGCTGTGCGCCGGGCTGCCGACGTCGCTGTACGAGCGGCGGCTCGCCGAGGGCGTTCCGGTCGTCCGCGTCATGCCGAACACGCCGATGCTCGTCAACGAGGCCATGAGCGCCATCTCGGCGGGACGGCACGCCACGGCCGAGCACCTGGCCGTGGTGCGCGACCTGCTCTCGCACGTCGGCAAGGTCGTCGAGGTGCCGGAGGGGCAGCAGGACGCCGTCACCGCGCTCTCCGGCTCCGGCCCGGCGTACTTCTTCTACCTGGTCGAGGCCATGATCGACGCCGGCATCCTGCTGGGGCTGCCGCGCGCGCTGGCCGGCCAGCTGATCATCCAGTCGGCCGTCGGCGCGGCGAAGATGCTCGCCGAGTCGGACGAACACCCCGTGCTGCTGCGCGAAGCCGTGACGTCACCGGCCGGCACGACCATCAACGCCATCCGCGAGCTGGAGAAGCACGGCGTCCGGGCCGCGCTCCTGGCAGCCATCGAAGCCGCGCGGGACCGGTCGGTCGAGTTGGGCAAGGCCCACGACGCCTGA
- a CDS encoding thioesterase family protein, giving the protein MASAARSLGDGTFTAVLRAEWAIGSHPHGGFLLALLAKAAIAALHERGEPHAEPLVVSAEFLHAPALGPVLLRTDVRKVGRRATVVEVRLEQRGRSCVEARVTTGRLPMRRPEWTDVPSMPAEPSPGAIAMAESTEGPFNLAKGCEVRLDPATAGYLAGRTGEPPRMRLWVRPRHSLVDPYFTLLAADVNPPVVMNLGRIGWAPTVQLTALLRTRPAPGWLRVVVESRSVHESWFDSDATVVDSQGRLVCQARQLGLAPAPGG; this is encoded by the coding sequence ATGGCGAGTGCGGCGCGGTCGCTGGGGGACGGCACCTTCACCGCGGTGCTGCGCGCGGAGTGGGCCATCGGCTCGCACCCGCACGGGGGTTTCCTGCTGGCCCTGCTGGCCAAGGCGGCGATCGCCGCGCTGCACGAGCGCGGTGAACCGCACGCGGAACCGCTGGTCGTCAGCGCGGAGTTCCTGCACGCACCGGCGCTCGGCCCGGTACTGCTGCGCACGGACGTCCGCAAGGTCGGCCGGCGCGCGACGGTCGTCGAAGTCCGGCTGGAGCAGCGCGGCCGCAGCTGCGTCGAGGCGCGGGTGACGACCGGACGGCTGCCGATGCGGCGCCCGGAGTGGACGGACGTGCCGTCGATGCCGGCCGAGCCCTCACCGGGCGCGATCGCGATGGCCGAGAGCACGGAGGGTCCGTTCAACCTGGCGAAGGGCTGCGAAGTCCGCCTCGACCCGGCGACCGCGGGCTACCTGGCCGGCCGCACGGGCGAGCCGCCGCGGATGCGGCTGTGGGTCCGGCCGCGGCACAGCCTGGTGGACCCGTACTTCACGCTGCTGGCCGCGGACGTCAACCCGCCGGTGGTGATGAACCTCGGCCGCATCGGCTGGGCCCCGACGGTCCAGCTGACGGCGTTGCTGCGGACGCGTCCCGCGCCGGGCTGGCTGCGGGTGGTGGTGGAGTCGCGGTCGGTGCACGAGTCGTGGTTCGACTCGGACGCGACGGTGGTGGATTCGCAGGGACGGCTGGTCTGCCAGGCCCGCCAGCTGGGCCTGGCCCCGGCCCCGGGCGGCTGA
- a CDS encoding sugar phosphate isomerase/epimerase family protein, with amino-acid sequence MSRVTDEQPVRVGLSTASVWPLKAGSAFELAAELGYDGVEVMVWADPVSQDVTALRRWSRRTGVPVLSIHSPSLLITQRVWSPDPVVRLRMSVDAAQELGARTVVVHPPFRWQRRYGDAFGDLVDELETSSGIEIAVENMFKVRPPGGSRNSRVSAFRPSIDPTDVGFRHYTLDLSHTAAARMDALALAERMAEGLTHVHLADGTGVPKDEHLVPGRGGQPCAELLEKLVSSGFAGQIVLEINTRHAATGAQRVRDLAEALLFARFHLGQ; translated from the coding sequence ATGTCGCGCGTGACAGACGAGCAGCCGGTCCGCGTCGGGCTCAGCACGGCGTCCGTGTGGCCCCTCAAGGCGGGGAGCGCCTTCGAGCTGGCCGCCGAGCTCGGCTACGACGGCGTCGAGGTCATGGTCTGGGCCGACCCGGTCAGCCAGGACGTGACCGCGCTGCGCCGCTGGTCGCGCCGGACCGGGGTGCCCGTCCTGTCGATCCATTCGCCGTCGCTGCTGATCACGCAGCGGGTCTGGTCGCCGGACCCGGTGGTGCGGCTGCGGATGTCCGTCGACGCGGCCCAGGAGCTGGGCGCGCGCACTGTCGTCGTGCACCCGCCGTTCCGGTGGCAGCGGCGCTACGGTGACGCGTTCGGCGATCTGGTCGACGAGCTGGAGACGTCGAGCGGAATCGAAATCGCCGTCGAAAACATGTTCAAGGTCCGGCCGCCGGGTGGTTCGCGGAATTCCCGCGTCTCGGCGTTCCGGCCGTCGATCGACCCGACGGACGTCGGTTTCCGGCACTACACGCTCGACCTGTCCCACACAGCGGCAGCCCGGATGGACGCGCTGGCGCTGGCGGAGCGGATGGCGGAAGGACTCACGCACGTCCATCTGGCCGACGGCACCGGCGTCCCCAAGGACGAGCACCTGGTGCCGGGGCGCGGCGGCCAGCCCTGCGCCGAGCTGCTGGAGAAGCTGGTCAGCAGCGGTTTCGCCGGCCAGATCGTGCTGGAGATCAACACCCGGCACGCCGCCACCGGGGCCCAGCGGGTCCGCGACCTGGCGGAGGCGCTGCTGTTCGCGCGATTCCACCTGGGGCAGTGA
- a CDS encoding Ppx/GppA phosphatase family protein produces MRLGVLDVGSNTVHLLVVDAHRGAHPTPMHSEKSVLRLAERITPGGELSKAGADELVTAVESAKDAAVRLGCEEVMAFATSAVREAKNSAKVLARVADKTGVELRVLSGTDEARLTFLAVRRWYGWSAGQLLVLDIGGGSLEVAMGRDEEPVLAESLPLGAGRTTRTRFKHDPPTRSELVATSAWLDDQLTDLARKVTKWGEPDRVVATSKTFRSLARLTGAAPSAAGPHVRRTLTDTALRQLLAFISRMTSADLAQLEGVSASRSHQLVAGALVAQATMRALGLTELEICPWALREGVILRRLDHSNGADETGAALVGRFGAQEDR; encoded by the coding sequence GTGCGCCTAGGGGTACTCGACGTCGGTTCCAACACCGTCCACCTGCTCGTGGTCGACGCCCACCGTGGCGCCCACCCGACGCCGATGCATTCCGAGAAGTCCGTGCTGCGCCTGGCCGAGCGGATCACGCCCGGCGGCGAGCTGAGCAAGGCCGGTGCCGACGAGCTCGTCACCGCCGTCGAGTCCGCCAAGGACGCCGCCGTCCGGCTCGGCTGCGAAGAAGTCATGGCGTTCGCCACCTCCGCGGTCCGCGAAGCCAAGAACTCCGCCAAGGTGCTCGCCCGGGTCGCCGACAAGACCGGCGTCGAGCTGCGGGTCCTTTCCGGCACCGACGAAGCCCGGTTGACGTTCCTCGCCGTCCGGCGCTGGTACGGCTGGTCCGCGGGCCAGCTGCTCGTCCTCGACATCGGCGGCGGCTCGCTGGAGGTCGCGATGGGCCGCGACGAAGAGCCCGTCCTGGCCGAATCGCTGCCCCTGGGCGCCGGCCGCACCACGCGCACCCGCTTCAAGCACGACCCGCCGACGCGCTCGGAGCTCGTCGCGACGTCGGCGTGGCTCGACGACCAGCTCACCGATCTCGCGCGGAAAGTCACCAAATGGGGTGAACCCGACCGGGTCGTGGCGACGTCGAAGACGTTCCGCTCGCTCGCCCGGCTGACCGGCGCCGCCCCCTCGGCGGCGGGCCCGCACGTGCGACGTACGCTCACGGACACCGCGCTGCGCCAGCTCCTGGCCTTCATCTCGCGGATGACCTCCGCCGACCTGGCGCAGCTCGAAGGGGTCAGCGCGAGCCGGTCGCACCAGCTCGTGGCGGGCGCGCTCGTCGCGCAGGCCACGATGCGGGCGCTCGGTTTGACCGAACTCGAGATCTGCCCGTGGGCTCTGCGAGAGGGTGTCATCCTGCGGCGGCTGGACCATTCCAACGGCGCGGATGAGACTGGAGCCGCCCTCGTGGGGCGCTTCGGCGCACAGGAGGACCGGTGA
- a CDS encoding response regulator transcription factor, which yields MTRVLIVEDEESFADPLAFLLRKEGFTAAVAGTGQAALEEFDRNGADIVLLDLMLPGMSGTDVCKQLRQRSAVPVIMVTARDSEIDKVVGLELGADDYVTKPYSARELIARVRAVLRRGGEPGSEGELAPLVLSAGPVRMDVERHVVTVDGAEVSLPLKEFDLLEYLLRNVGRVLTRGQLIDRVWGADYVGDTKTLDVHVKRLRSKIEPDPGSPRHLVTVRGLGYKFET from the coding sequence GTGACCAGGGTTCTCATCGTCGAGGACGAGGAGTCGTTCGCCGACCCCCTCGCCTTCCTGCTGCGCAAGGAAGGGTTCACCGCCGCCGTGGCCGGCACCGGCCAGGCCGCGCTGGAGGAGTTCGACCGCAACGGCGCCGACATCGTGCTGCTCGACCTGATGCTGCCCGGGATGAGCGGCACCGACGTCTGCAAGCAGCTGCGTCAGCGCTCGGCCGTGCCGGTCATCATGGTGACCGCGCGGGACAGCGAGATCGACAAGGTCGTCGGCCTGGAGCTGGGTGCCGACGACTACGTGACGAAGCCGTACTCGGCGCGCGAGCTGATCGCGCGGGTCCGCGCGGTGCTGCGCCGCGGCGGCGAGCCGGGCTCGGAGGGTGAGCTGGCGCCGCTGGTCCTGTCGGCGGGGCCGGTGCGGATGGACGTCGAGCGGCACGTCGTGACGGTCGACGGCGCCGAGGTTTCGCTGCCGCTCAAGGAGTTCGACCTGCTGGAGTACCTGCTGCGCAACGTCGGCCGGGTGCTCACCCGCGGTCAGCTGATCGACCGGGTGTGGGGCGCGGACTACGTCGGCGACACGAAGACCCTGGACGTTCACGTGAAGCGGCTGCGCTCGAAGATCGAGCCGGACCCGGGCTCGCCGCGGCACCTGGTGACGGTGCGCGGCCTGGGCTACAAGTTCGAGACGTAA
- a CDS encoding sensor histidine kinase, translating to MTTPVSLALAIGALVAGAVVGYFLARARTRREEARPPGPTVAELLERLVRSSNNGVVVLNRFGDMVLHNPRAYELGLVKVNQADPRARKAAEQVVETDEPVEIDLSPLEARGRQPEAVLGQVRPLGDGFTVVEAVDHSEAIRLEAVRRDFVANVSHELKTPVGAIALLTEAVLDAAEDVDEVRRFGGKILRESTRLGQLVTELIALSRLQGAERLPDLNVVEVDAVVREALGRTTLSAESADIRITTDSPSGLLIEGDRTLLVTALSNLLENAVNYSPAGSPVSISRRLADGMVEIAVTDRGIGIAEEDQQRVFERFYRADKARSRATGGTGLGLAIVKHVAANHGGSVGLWSRPGTGSTFTLRIPAHVRPDPAAEPARGAKTSPAPRQEKTPERTPRLVVTGQDSPDHGGNL from the coding sequence GTGACCACGCCTGTTTCACTCGCACTGGCCATCGGCGCACTGGTGGCCGGTGCGGTGGTCGGCTATTTCCTGGCGCGGGCCCGCACCCGCCGGGAGGAGGCCCGGCCGCCGGGCCCGACCGTCGCGGAGCTGCTCGAACGGCTGGTCCGCTCGTCCAACAACGGCGTCGTCGTGCTCAACCGGTTCGGCGACATGGTGCTGCACAACCCGCGTGCCTACGAGCTGGGACTGGTCAAGGTCAACCAGGCCGACCCGCGTGCCCGCAAGGCGGCCGAGCAGGTCGTCGAGACCGACGAACCCGTGGAGATCGACCTTTCGCCGCTCGAAGCGCGCGGCCGCCAGCCGGAGGCGGTGCTCGGCCAGGTCCGGCCGCTCGGCGACGGCTTCACCGTCGTCGAGGCGGTCGACCACTCCGAGGCCATCCGGCTGGAGGCCGTCCGCCGCGACTTCGTCGCCAACGTCAGCCACGAGCTCAAGACCCCGGTCGGCGCGATCGCGCTGCTCACCGAGGCCGTGCTCGACGCCGCCGAGGACGTCGACGAGGTCCGCCGCTTCGGCGGCAAGATCCTCCGCGAATCCACCCGGCTCGGCCAGCTCGTCACCGAGCTGATCGCGCTCTCGCGGCTGCAGGGCGCCGAACGGCTGCCCGACCTCAACGTCGTCGAGGTCGACGCGGTCGTGCGCGAGGCGCTCGGCCGCACCACGCTTTCGGCGGAGTCGGCCGACATCCGGATCACCACCGACAGCCCCAGCGGCCTGCTCATCGAGGGCGACCGGACGCTGCTGGTCACCGCCCTGTCGAACCTGCTGGAGAACGCGGTCAACTACTCGCCGGCGGGCAGCCCGGTCTCGATCTCGCGCCGGCTCGCCGACGGGATGGTCGAGATCGCCGTGACCGACCGCGGCATCGGCATCGCCGAGGAGGACCAGCAGCGCGTCTTCGAGCGCTTCTACCGCGCCGACAAGGCCCGCTCGCGCGCCACCGGCGGCACCGGGCTGGGCCTGGCGATCGTCAAGCACGTCGCGGCCAACCACGGCGGCTCGGTCGGGCTGTGGAGCCGTCCCGGCACCGGCTCGACGTTCACCCTGCGCATCCCCGCGCACGTCCGCCCCGACCCGGCCGCCGAGCCGGCGCGGGGCGCCAAGACCTCGCCGGCACCGCGGCAGGAGAAGACCCCCGAGCGCACCCCGAGGCTCGTGGTTACCGGGCAGGACAGCCCAGATCATGGAGGAAACCTGTGA
- a CDS encoding aldo/keto reductase has product MTTTNTLPAAAAGTWQLGSFEVNRLGFGAMRLMSTSDGGIRARETSLAVLRRAVELGVNHFDTAAFYFAGPRSANELINSALAPYDDLVLTTKVGPGRDFAGNFFTARPDQLRAQVEQNLRELGLDHLDVVNYRIGQSLDRGTGSLADGFGALAELREQGLIRELGISNVGPEHLTEALAIAPVVCVQNQYGLSARREDDELVRMCAERGIAFVPFFAVASGTGEDARVAEVARRHDATPAQVRLAWTLHQGPHVLAIPGTGDVTHLDQNVAAAALRLTGEDLKTLG; this is encoded by the coding sequence ATGACCACGACGAACACCCTCCCCGCCGCCGCGGCGGGCACCTGGCAGCTCGGCTCCTTCGAAGTCAACCGGCTCGGCTTCGGCGCGATGCGCCTGATGTCCACTTCGGACGGCGGCATCCGCGCCCGTGAGACGTCGCTCGCCGTGCTGCGCCGGGCCGTCGAGCTGGGCGTGAACCACTTCGACACGGCCGCCTTCTACTTCGCCGGGCCGCGTTCGGCGAACGAGCTGATCAACAGCGCGCTGGCGCCGTACGACGACCTGGTGCTCACCACCAAGGTCGGTCCCGGCCGCGACTTCGCGGGAAACTTCTTCACCGCCCGGCCGGACCAGCTGCGCGCGCAGGTCGAGCAGAACCTGCGCGAACTGGGCCTGGACCACCTCGACGTCGTCAACTACCGGATCGGGCAGAGCCTCGACCGCGGTACCGGCTCGCTCGCCGACGGCTTCGGCGCGCTCGCCGAGCTGCGCGAGCAGGGCCTGATCCGCGAGCTGGGCATCTCCAACGTCGGCCCGGAGCACCTCACCGAGGCACTGGCCATCGCGCCGGTCGTCTGCGTGCAGAACCAGTACGGCCTGTCCGCCCGCCGCGAGGACGACGAGCTGGTCCGGATGTGCGCCGAGCGCGGGATCGCCTTCGTCCCGTTCTTCGCCGTCGCGAGCGGAACGGGCGAGGACGCGCGGGTCGCCGAGGTCGCGCGCCGGCACGACGCCACCCCGGCGCAGGTGCGGCTCGCGTGGACCCTGCACCAGGGCCCGCACGTGCTCGCCATCCCGGGCACCGGCGACGTCACGCACCTGGACCAGAACGTCGCCGCCGCGGCGCTGCGGCTCACCGGCGAGGACCTGAAGACGCTCGGGTGA
- a CDS encoding LuxR family transcriptional regulator, which produces MEKVTDVVMVRGEAELFERTAHLFATATEISCAARDLHTWSVAHPSAPEREQSVRGMTVRKIYLPGVLFDPALAGHLRFMAASGARIRITEREINETILLDRRIAIVAGDRVGGVRGYTVVSSPELVQGIQSLFEAAWHGATDLESYQARFAELGAREILEQLASGCKDETAARALGVGLRTYRRRVAELMELLGATSRFQAGARAREAGLL; this is translated from the coding sequence GTGGAAAAGGTGACCGACGTCGTCATGGTGCGCGGCGAGGCCGAGCTGTTCGAACGGACGGCGCACCTCTTCGCGACCGCGACGGAGATTTCCTGCGCGGCCCGCGACCTGCACACCTGGTCGGTGGCGCACCCGAGCGCGCCCGAGCGCGAGCAGTCCGTGCGCGGGATGACCGTGCGCAAGATCTACCTGCCCGGCGTGCTGTTCGACCCGGCGCTGGCCGGCCACCTGCGGTTCATGGCCGCGAGCGGCGCCCGGATCCGGATCACCGAACGCGAGATCAACGAGACGATCCTGCTCGACCGCCGGATCGCGATCGTGGCGGGCGACCGCGTCGGCGGGGTCCGCGGCTACACCGTGGTCAGCAGCCCGGAGCTGGTGCAGGGCATCCAGTCGCTGTTCGAGGCGGCCTGGCACGGCGCCACCGACCTGGAGTCCTACCAGGCCCGGTTCGCCGAGCTGGGCGCGCGGGAAATCCTGGAGCAGCTGGCGTCCGGCTGCAAGGACGAGACGGCGGCGCGCGCGCTGGGCGTCGGCCTGCGCACCTACCGGCGGCGGGTGGCGGAGCTGATGGAGCTGCTCGGCGCGACCTCCCGGTTCCAGGCGGGGGCGCGGGCCCGCGAAGCCGGGCTCCTGTGA
- a CDS encoding phosphoglyceromutase yields the protein MGEIGTLVLLRHGQSTWNAENLFTGWVDVPLSEQGENEARQGGRLLADAGLLPDVVHTSLLRRAISTANIALDAADRHWIPVKRDWRLNERHYGALQGKNKKQTLEEFGEEQFMLWRRSYDTPPPAIDPQDKWSQAGDARYAGLGDNAPLTECLKDVVARLLPYWESAIVPDLRAGKTVLVAAHGNSLRALVKHLDGISDADIAGLNIPTGIPLRYDLTDDLKPVKQGGEYLDPDAAEEAAAAVANQGR from the coding sequence ATGGGCGAGATTGGGACGTTGGTGCTGCTGCGGCACGGGCAGAGCACGTGGAACGCGGAAAACCTGTTCACCGGCTGGGTGGACGTGCCGCTCTCGGAGCAGGGCGAGAACGAAGCCCGGCAGGGCGGCCGGCTGCTGGCCGACGCCGGCCTGCTGCCGGACGTGGTGCACACCTCGCTGCTGCGCCGCGCGATCTCCACCGCGAACATCGCGCTGGACGCCGCCGACCGGCACTGGATCCCGGTGAAGCGCGACTGGCGGCTCAACGAGCGCCACTACGGCGCGCTGCAGGGCAAGAACAAGAAGCAGACCCTCGAGGAGTTCGGCGAGGAGCAGTTCATGCTCTGGCGCCGCTCGTACGACACCCCGCCGCCGGCCATCGACCCGCAGGACAAGTGGAGCCAGGCCGGTGACGCCCGCTACGCCGGCCTCGGCGACAACGCGCCGCTGACCGAATGCCTCAAGGACGTCGTCGCGCGCCTGCTGCCGTACTGGGAGTCCGCGATCGTGCCGGACCTGCGGGCGGGCAAGACCGTCCTGGTCGCCGCGCACGGCAACTCGCTGCGCGCGCTGGTCAAGCACCTCGACGGCATCTCCGACGCGGACATCGCCGGCCTCAACATCCCGACCGGCATCCCGCTGCGCTACGACCTCACCGACGACCTGAAGCCGGTGAAGCAGGGCGGCGAGTACCTCGACCCCGACGCCGCCGAGGAAGCCGCCGCCGCGGTCGCCAACCAGGGCCGCTGA
- a CDS encoding DUF4349 domain-containing protein: MRTRWRAALAIAGVAFVLAGCSAADDRASTADSAGVAPAAPQQGTGKGESKVTPPQAGAGDRKLSRSARLELTATKVTDVVAQARGIAQGAGGYTGQESTGDDSATLSLAVPADKLDPVLDQLSHLGSSLVKRELNTQDVTGQVIDVEARLATQRASVERIRALLAKATSVSDITSIESELTNRESALESLEQQRNSLAGSVAMATVSMTVRGVAAPPPAAEDRSGFFGGLAAGWDAFLTFGGGVLTVLGAIAPFLLVAVPLAWLAWWLARRRRTARPEPTEV; the protein is encoded by the coding sequence ATGCGGACTCGATGGAGAGCGGCGCTCGCGATCGCGGGCGTGGCATTCGTGCTGGCCGGTTGCTCGGCGGCGGACGACCGGGCGTCCACGGCGGACAGTGCCGGGGTCGCGCCCGCGGCCCCGCAGCAGGGAACCGGCAAGGGCGAGTCGAAGGTGACGCCACCGCAGGCGGGCGCCGGTGACCGCAAGCTCTCGCGCAGCGCGCGGCTGGAGCTGACGGCCACCAAGGTCACCGACGTCGTCGCGCAGGCCCGCGGGATCGCGCAGGGCGCCGGCGGCTACACCGGGCAGGAGAGCACCGGCGACGACTCGGCGACGCTGTCGCTGGCCGTGCCCGCCGACAAGCTCGACCCCGTGCTCGACCAGCTTTCGCACCTGGGCTCGAGCCTGGTGAAGCGGGAGCTGAACACCCAGGACGTCACCGGGCAGGTCATCGACGTCGAAGCGCGGCTGGCGACGCAGCGGGCGTCGGTGGAGCGGATCCGCGCGCTGCTGGCGAAGGCGACGTCCGTGTCGGACATCACGTCGATCGAAAGCGAGCTGACGAACCGCGAGTCGGCACTCGAATCGCTCGAGCAGCAGCGGAACTCGCTGGCGGGCAGCGTCGCGATGGCGACCGTCTCGATGACCGTCCGCGGCGTGGCCGCGCCGCCACCCGCGGCGGAGGACCGCAGCGGCTTCTTCGGCGGGCTGGCCGCCGGCTGGGACGCGTTCCTGACCTTCGGCGGCGGCGTGCTGACGGTGCTGGGCGCGATCGCGCCGTTCCTGCTCGTCGCGGTGCCGCTGGCGTGGCTGGCGTGGTGGCTGGCCCGCCGTCGCCGGACCGCGCGTCCCGAGCCGACCGAGGTCTGA
- a CDS encoding YbjN domain-containing protein — protein sequence MSLDELIQSTLDSAELKYDKRGPGKYFVTLPGTKKLQTNAWLVDGDHAFSVEAFVCRRPDESHEDVYRFLLQRNAKLYGVHYTVDSLGDIYLVGRFGRDTMTADELDKVLGQVLEAADGDFNTLLELGFATSIKREWDWRVSRGESLANLQAFKHLVAPGKPHEPGLTES from the coding sequence GTGAGCCTGGACGAGCTGATCCAGTCTACTTTGGACTCCGCGGAGCTGAAGTACGACAAGCGCGGTCCCGGCAAGTACTTCGTCACGCTGCCGGGGACGAAGAAGCTGCAGACGAACGCGTGGCTGGTCGACGGCGACCACGCGTTCTCCGTGGAAGCGTTCGTCTGCCGCCGTCCCGACGAGTCCCATGAGGACGTTTACCGGTTCCTGTTGCAGCGCAACGCCAAGCTCTACGGTGTGCACTACACAGTGGACAGTCTCGGGGACATCTACCTGGTCGGCCGGTTCGGCAGGGACACGATGACCGCCGACGAGCTCGACAAGGTGCTCGGCCAGGTGCTGGAAGCCGCCGACGGCGACTTCAACACGCTGCTGGAGCTGGGCTTCGCGACGTCGATCAAGCGCGAGTGGGACTGGCGCGTCTCCCGCGGCGAGTCACTGGCCAACCTGCAGGCGTTCAAGCACCTGGTGGCGCCCGGTAAGCCGCACGAACCGGGCTTGACCGAGTCGTGA